The Eurosta solidaginis isolate ZX-2024a chromosome 4, ASM4086904v1, whole genome shotgun sequence genome includes a window with the following:
- the LOC137249150 gene encoding mucin-2-like — protein sequence MGKHLVSFILMATLVVAVYSQGATDATTPTTTSTTEATTTTPTTTSTTEATTTTPTTTSTTEETTTTPTITSTTEATTTTPTTTSTTEATTTTPTTTSTTEATTTTPTTTSTTEAITTTPTTTSTTEATTTTPTTTSTTEATTTTPTATSITEAITTTPTTTSTTEATTTTPTTTSTTEATTTTPTTTSTTEATTTTPTSTTEATTTTPTTTSTTVETTTSPTTTSTTEATTITSTTTSTTEASTTTPTTTTEATTTTPTTTSTTEATTTTPTTTSTTEATTTTPTTTSTTEATTTTPTSTTEATTTTPTTTSTTEETTTSPTTTSTTEATTITSTTTSTTEASTTTPTTTTEATTTTPTTTSTTEATTTTPTTTSTTEATTTTPTTTSTTEATTTTPTTTSTTEAITTTPTTTSTTEATTTTPTTTSTTEATTTTPTTTSITEATTTTPTTTSTTEATTTTPTTTSTTEATTTTPTTTSTTEATTTTTTSTTEAATTTPTTTSTTEAPTTTPTTTSATEATTTTPTTPSTTEATTTTPTTTSTTEATTTTPTTTSTTDAITTTPTTTSTTEATTTTPTTTSTTEAITTTATTTSTTEATTNTPTTTSTTEATTTTPTTTSTTEATTTTPTTSTTEAITTTPTSTTEATTTTPTTTSTTEETTTSPTTTSTTEATTITSTTTSTTQASTTTPTTTTEATTTTPTTTSTTEAITTTPTTTSTTEATTTTPTTTTTTEATTTTPTTTSTTEATTSTPTTTSTTEATTTTPTTTSTTEATTTTPTTTSTTEAITTTPTTTSTTESTTTTPTTTSTTDATTTTPTTTTTTEATITTPTTTSTTEATTSTPTTTSTTEATTTTPTTTSTTEAPTTTPTTTSTTEAITTTPTTTSTTEATTTTPTTTSTTEATTTTPTTTSTTEATTTTPTTTSTTEAPTTTPTTTSTTEATTTTPTTPSTTEATRTTPTTTSTTEATTTTPTTTSTTETTTTTPTTTSTTGSTTTTTPTTPSTTTTRPTTRATTRRTTRRTTRRRTTRRRTTRRRTTRRRTTRRRTTRPSNTRRAPIVVKLRRMTNSG from the coding sequence ATGGGAAAGCACTTAGTTTCGTTCATACTTATGGCCACCTTAGTGGTGGCAGTATATTCTCAAGGCGCAACGGATGCAACTACTCCCACAACTACAAGCACCACCGAAGCAACTACAACTACGCCCACAACGACAAGTACCACAGAGGCAACTACAACTACACCCACAACGACAAGCACTACAGAAGAAACTACAACTACGCCCACAATCACAAGCACCACAGAAGCAACTACAACTACGCCCACAACTACAAGCACCACCGAAGCAACTACAACTACGCCCACAACGACAAGCACCACAGAGGCAACTACAACTACACCCACAACGACAAGCACCACCGAAGCAATTACAACTACGCCCACAACGACGAGCACCACCGAAGCAACTACAACTACGCCCACAACGACAAGCACCACAGAAGCAACTACAACTACGCCCACAGCCACAAGCATCACTGAAGCAATTACAACTACACCCACAACCACAAGCACCACCGAAGCAACTACAACTACGCCCACAACCACAAGCACCACAGAAGCAACTACAACTACACCCACAACCACAAGCACCACCGAAGCAACTACAACTACACCCACAAGCACCACAGAAGCAACTACAACTACGCCCACAACCACAAGCACCACGGTAGAAACTACAACAAGCCCCACAACCACAAGCACCACAGAAGCAACTACAATTACATCCACAACGACAAGCACCACAGAGGCAAGTACAACTACACCAACAACCACCACAGAAGCAACTACAACTACACCCACAACGACAAGCACTACAGAAGCAACTACAACTACGCCCACAACCACAAGCACCACCGAAGCAACTACAACTACGCCCACAACGACAAGCACCACGGAAGCAACTACAACTACACCCACAAGCACCACAGAAGCAACTACAACTACGCCCACAACCACAAGCACCACGGAAGAAACTACAACAAGCCCCACAACCACAAGCACCACAGAAGCAACTACAATTACATCCACAACGACAAGCACCACAGAGGCAAGTACAACTACACCAACAACCACCACAGAAGCAACTACAACTACACCCACAACGACAAGCACTACAGAAGCAACTACAACTACGCCCACAACCACAAGCACCACCGAAGCAACTACAACTACGCCCACAACGACGAGCACCACAGAGGCAACTACAACTACACCCACAACGACAAGCACCACCGAAGCAATTACAACTACGCCCACAACGACGAGCACCACCGAAGCAACAACAACTACGCCCACAACGACAAGCACCACAGAAGCAACTACAACTACGCCCACAACGACGAGCATCACCGAAGCAACTACAACTACGCCCACAACGACAAGCACCACAGAAGCAACTACAACTACGCCCACAACCACAAGCACCACCGAAGCAACTACAACTACGCCCACAACGACAAGCACCACGGAAGCaactacaactacaaccacaagcACCACCGAAGCAGCTACAACTACGCCCACAACGACAAGCACCACCGAAGCACCTACAACTACACCCACAACCACAAGCGCCACCGAAGCAACTACAACTACGCCCACAACGCCAAGCACCACAGAAGCAACTACAACCACACCCACGACTACAAGCACCACAGAAGCAACTACAACTACACCCACAACCACAAGCACCACCGATGCAATTACAACTACGCCCACAACGACAAGCACCACAGAGGCAACTACAACTACACCTACAACGACAAGCACCACCGAAGCAATTACAACTACGGCCACAACGACGAGCACCACCGAAGCAACCACAAATACGCCCACAACGACAAGCACCACAGAAGCAACTACAACTACGCCCACAACCACAAGCACCACCGAAGCAACTACTACTACGCCCACAACAAGCACCACGGAAGCAATTACAACTACACCCACAAGTACCACAGAAGCAACTACAACTACGCCCACAACCACAAGCACCACGGAAGAAACTACAACTAGCCCCACAACCACAAGCACCACAGAAGCAACTACAATTACATCCACAACGACAAGCACCACACAGGCAAGTACAACTACACCCACAACCACTACAGAAGCAACTACAACTACACCCACAACCACAAGCACCACCGAAGCAATTACAACTACGCCCACAACGACAAGCACCACAGAGGCAACTACAACTACACCCACAACGACAACCACAACAGAAGCAACTACAACTACACCCACAACGACAAGCACTACAGAAGCAACTACATCTACGCCCACAACTACAAGCACCACCGAAGCAACTACAACTACACCCACAACGACAAGCACCACAGAGGCAACTACAACTACACCCACAACGACAAGCACCACTGAAGCAATTACAACTACGCCCACAACGACGAGCACCACCGAATCAACTACAACTACGCCCACAACGACAAGCACCACAGACGCAACTACAACTACGCCCACAACGACAACCACAACAGAAGCAACTATAACTACACCCACAACGACAAGCACTACAGAAGCAACTACATCTACGCCCACAACTACAAGCACCACCGAAGCAACTACAACTACGCCCACAACGACAAGCACCACAGAGGCACCTACAACTACACCCACAACGACAAGCACCACCGAAGCAATTACAACTACGCCCACAACGACGAGCACCACCGAAGCAACTACAACTACGCCCACAACGACAAGCACCACAGAAGCAACTACAACTACGCCCACAACCACAAGCACCACCGAAGCAACTACAACTACGCCCACAACGACAAGCACCACGGAAGCACCTACAACTACACCCACAACCACAAGCACTACCGAAGCAACTACAACTACGCCCACAACGCCAAGCACCACAGAAGCAACTAGAACCACACCCACGACTACAAGCACCACAGAAGCAACTACAACTACACCCACAACCACAAGCACCACCGAAACAACTACGACTACACCCACCACCACGAGCACCACAGGATCTACCACAACTACTACTCCCACAACACCAAGCACCACTACGACCAGACCCACTACCAGGGCTACAACTAGGCGCACTACGAGACGCACAACGAGGAGACGCACAACGAGAAGACGGACAACGAGGAGGCGTACAACGAGAAGACGCACAACGAGGAGGCGTACAACTAGACCATCAAATACAAGGCGTGCACCTATTGTTGTCAAACTAAGAAGGATGACAAATAGTGGATAG